The window GCCTCACCGAGGCCCTGCACGGGCTGTCCTTCGTCGTGGAGGAGGGTGGTATCACGACGGTCCTTGGCGCCAACGGCGCCGGCAAGACGACCACGCTGCGGGCGGTTTGCGGCATGGTGAGGACCACCGGGACCATTCGCCTCGCGGGGGAGCGCATCGACCGACGACCGACCGAATCGATCGTGCGCCGCGGCATCGCGCTGGCCCCCGAGGGGCGCGGGACGTTCGCGCAGCTCACCGTCGAGGAGAATCTGCGCGTGGGCGCCTGGGGCCGCCGTGAGCGCGGCAACCCGGACGGCGACATCGTCCGGATGTACGAGCACTTTCCCGTGCTGCGCGAGCGACGCCGGCAGCTCGCCGGGACGCTGTCCGGCGGCGAGCAGCAGATGCTGGCGGTGGCGCGGGCCCTCATGCTTCGGCCGCGCCTGCTCCTCCTCGACGAGCCGTCTCTGGGGCTGGCGCCGCTCGTCGTGCGCGAGATCTTTCGCATCCTGGGCGCCATCAACCGCGAGCAGGGGGTGAGCGTCCTGCTGGTGGAGCAGAACGCCGCTCTGGCCCTGGACGTCGCCGACCACGCGTACGTCCTGGAGACCGGCCGGGTCATCCGCTCGGGGGCCGCCGCCGCCCTGCGCCAGGACGACGCCGTCCGCCGGGCGTATTTGGGCTACTGAGGCGGTCGTGGAGATCTTCCTCCAACAGGTCGTGGCCGGGATCGCCACGGGCGGCATCTACGGCGCGCTGGCGCTGGCCCTGGTGATGATCTACCAGGCCACCGACGTGGTGAATTTCGCTCAGGGCGAGATGGCCATGTTCAGCACGTACCTGGCCTGGAGCCTGCTGAACGCCGGCGTGCCGTACTGGGCGGCGTTCGTCGGCACGCTGGCCATCGCGCTGGTGGGCGGCATCCTGATCGAGCGCGTCGTCATCCGTCCCGTGGAGAACGCGCCCATCCTGGCCATCGTCATCGTATGCATCGGCCTGCTCGTCATCTTCAACAGCCTCGCCGGCTGGATCTACTCCTACATCCAGAAGCCGTTCCCGAGCCCGTTCCCCGAGCGCCCGCTTCGCCTGGGCGGCATCGTCTTCGGGGCCCACGACG of the Candidatus Methylomirabilota bacterium genome contains:
- a CDS encoding ABC transporter ATP-binding protein, which gives rise to MPPLLEVENLRAHYGLTEALHGLSFVVEEGGITTVLGANGAGKTTTLRAVCGMVRTTGTIRLAGERIDRRPTESIVRRGIALAPEGRGTFAQLTVEENLRVGAWGRRERGNPDGDIVRMYEHFPVLRERRRQLAGTLSGGEQQMLAVARALMLRPRLLLLDEPSLGLAPLVVREIFRILGAINREQGVSVLLVEQNAALALDVADHAYVLETGRVIRSGAAAALRQDDAVRRAYLGY